The DNA sequence CGGTCTAAAAGGGCACGTCTTCGAGGCACGCTACTTTGCAAGACTGTGTCTTGCGGAGCGCTACCTGTGGGCGCTCGTACGCTACGTGCACGACAACCCGGTCCGGGCTGGCCTGGTGGCGCATCCCGGACTGTACCAGTGGAGCAGCTACCCCGAGTACGAGACTCGGCGATGGCGGCTCGTTGACCCGAGTGAGGCCGCCGCGATCCTGGGATCCGTGAGGCCCGAGGACCTGACGTGGGTCAGCGCGATCGGGGCAGGGGACTCGTCCGGCACGGACGGCCGGAACCGGCGCTGAGACGGCCCCATCCCGCGTGCCTCCGGCGGTGCCAGGCACCGGAAGAGGTCCGAAAGTCTGCTGCGGCCGGGGCGCCAGAGTCCCACCCCGCGGTGCCTGGCACGCGCAGGGCCCGCGCAGGGGTCAACGGCGCAGAACCAGCAGCGCGTCGCCCACCGGGCGTTCGCCGGTCTCGTCGGACGGTAGGTTGACCAGCCGGCCGCGTACGACCATCGTCGACGACCCGCCGCCATCGAGGTTGACGGCATCGGCGGCGCCCCATCGCCGGAGTTCGAGCGCCAGCTCCGCCGCAGTCATCCCCAGCGCGTGGTACGGTGAGCGTCCGTCGGCGACCAGCAGGATGATGGTGCCGTCGGGCGTCCGACCTATCGCGGTGCGCGGATGCCGGCGATTGAGGAACCAGGCCGTGAATCCCTCGCCGGTTGCGATCACCTGACCTGCGCTGAGCAGCCGCGGCCCTCCGCACACCGCGTGGCGAACCTGTTGCCAGCGCGGGTCGGCGGAGGCAGGTAACACGGAGATCGTGACGCCGACGGGATCGCCGGGTTGGAGCACTGACAGGGCCGCGCGGGCGGCGCCGTGTCCGGAAAGCACGAATCCGTCGGCGGGAATCGTCGAGTTGCCCGCGCCCACCCGCACCTGCTGCACGACGCCACCACCAACGACCACCTCGATGCCCGCGAAGTTCGTCCGCGTAGTGGCGTCGTAGCGCGGCGTGTACAGGATCGTCTCGTCCGCCCGCCGCGCGCGGTTGATCCCCGACAGCGCCAGCAAGCCGTAGGGCGTGGACACTTCCCCGCGCCAACCCAAGACGTCGAAGAGCAACCCTCCGTATTCGCCGATGCCTACGCAGGACCTGTGGGGAATGGGTTCGCTGATCCACTCCCCGTCGATCGCCAGTCCCCCGATCGGGTCACCGTCGGGGGCGAAGAAGCCGCCGTTGACGGCTGCGACCGCACCCCGCCGCGTGGCGATGGCCGAGGTTCGCTCTCTCCCGATCACCCGTTCGCCCGCCAGCGCGGGCACCAGGGCCGCTGCGTCCGGCTGGACCTGCAGGACTGCCACCCGGTGGGGACCGGGCAGCGCTTCGAAGTCGCGCAGCGTCGAGATCAACCAGGTCGGGAGTCCCTCCTCGGCCAACCGGGCCCGCAACGTCTCCGCTGCCTGCCGGGTGGCGAAACTGCCCACGCGCACCTTGTGCAGTCCGTCGAGGAAGTCCACGAACGTCGGAAGGCCCCGGGAGCGCATCTGGTCAGCCAGGCGGCGGGCGTTCTCCTCGCTGGCGAACGCACCGATCTGCACTCGCCACACAGGGGGCGTCCGCAGCACACCGCGCTTCTCGGTGACCAGCCGGAGGCCGGGCTCGATGTGTTCTTCGGTCTGCAGCCGGATCCCGGTTTTGACGGCCTGCAGATACGCCCAGACCAAGGACGCGCCTTCGGCGCGCGTCATCGGAGCGCGCGCGCGCACCCGGTCGGTGGTGGGCTCGCGCAGCAACGGGGGTCGGGCGAGCAGCGCGACGGCCACAGAGCCCCTGCGGGACGCGGTGACGTCCGCGGCGTCTACCACGGGCAGGTAGACGGCTGCCAGGCGCTCGGCCTCCCATCCGTATCCCATCGCCCGCACCGTCCAGTGGATCGCTTCCTCGCGTGTCAGGAGCTCGGTGGGCCGGAAGAAGGAGGCCGTGCCCCGGTTGTTGTCCCCGTCGAGGATACCGTGTGCCGCCGCGGTTTCCGCGTACGGGAAGAACCAGTCTGCGCGGGTCACGTCCCTGAAGGTGGGAAGCTGTGGCCGTTCGAGGGGTAGGCCCCTGGCGGCGACCAGCCAGCGGGCGAACCGCGCCCGGCTGATCGGCTCCTCGGGACGGAACCGTCCGTCCGCGTAGAGTTCGACGATTCCGCGGCCGAGCAGCGTGCCGATCCGACCCTCGGCCCAGTGACCGCGGAGGTCGGTCGGGGTGCCCTGCGCGGCTGCGGCGGATGCCGCGACGAACAGACAGATGGCTGCGACGGTCGCGCGACGTCGGATCAACGTGGTTGCTCCCGTTCGGTCTACTTTCCGGCCGGGCGACGCGGCATCCTCCCGGTGGGGCCGGAAGGTTGGCGCATATCGGGGTCCACGCAGGTAGGAGTCGGTGTGTGGGGCGAACAAATTCTGCGAAGCTGCGTCGGACGTCCGGTCGCAGACATGGGGCGCGCGCACAACCTCGTCGAGCGATACGAAGAGGACCTGTTCCTCGTCAAGGGCACCGCAGGCTGGTCAGCGGTCGTGCTCCTCCTTGCCGGGTTGGTCGCCCTGCCCCTATTCCTCCCCCGGTGGGGTCTGGGCTACCTCTTGTTCATCGGAATTCTCATGGCGGCCAACGTCATCGTGGCGGTCGGCCTCAACCTGCTCGTCGGATTCACCGGGCTGATTTCGTTGGGTCACGGGGGGTTCGTCGCGATCGGCGCGTACGCGTCTGGGCTGCTGGCCGCGCGGGCCGACCTTCCCTGGTACGTCGCCTGGATGGGTGCGGCGGCCATCAGCGCCGGCTTCGGGTTCCTCGTCGGTCTTCCGGCGCTGCGCCTGACCGGACCGTACCTGGCGATTGCGACTTTGGGGTTCGGCATCGCGGTCTATCAGGTGCTCACGAACTGGACGGCGCTGTCCGGAGGGCGGATGGGGCTGGCCGTCGAGCCCCTGTCGCTGGGCATCGGGGGGCTGACGTCCACGCAGGAACTGTACTATGTGGCGGTCGCAGCCGCAGTGTTGCTGTGCTGGGTCGCGTTCAACCTCGTACGCTCCCACGTGGGGCGTGCGCTCGTGGCGATCCGGGACAGCGACATCGCCGCCACGGTCGCCGGGGTGAACCTGACGCGGTACAAGACGCTGGCGTTCGCGGTCAGCGCGGCCTATGCGGGTACCGCCGGTGCGGTCGTGGCCCAGGCACTGCGCCATTTGGAGCCGCAGTCGTTTACGTTCCTCGAGTCGGTGACGTATCTGGCGATGATCGTCGTCGGAGGGTTGGGCACGGTGCCCGGGGCGATCGTCGGCGCCGCTGTCCTCACCGTCCTCCCCCACTACCTGTCCGGCGCCAAGCAGTGGCTGCCGATCCTGTACGGCGGTGCGATCCTGTTGATGATGGCGATCGAGCCGCGGGGACTGTACGGCCGCTGGCTGCGCATCAAGTGGTACTTCAAGACGTGGCCGCTATGATGCAGGCAGCCCAGTACGTCGTGGGAGGACTGGCCACCGGGAGCCTGTACGCGCTCGTGGCCCTGGGGATCGTGCTCCTGTACCGCAGCTCGCGGGTCCTCAACTTCGCACACGGGGACGTGGCCACGCTGGCGGCGTTCGTGGCCTTTCTGCTGTTGGTGCGCGGCGCGACGTTTTCCGCCGCCGTCCTGGGTGGCCTGGGCGCGGTCGCCGTGCTGGGAGCGGCCTTTTACTATTTCGTCCTGCGACCGGCCAAGGAAGCCACCCTGCTGGGCAAGGTGGTCTTCACGTTGGGGCTGGCCCTCGTGCTGAGCGGTCTTGTGCAGGTGATCTGGGGTACGGACACCCAGATCTTTCCCTTCCCGCTGTCGGACACCCGTGTCTACCGCGTGGGTACGCTCATCGTCAGCGAGATGCACCTGGGCACGATCGTGATCAGTCTTCTGCTGATGGCAGCGCTGTACGGACTCATTCAGCACACCCGGATCGGGCTGGCGATGCGGGCAGTCGCTCAGAACGCCGATGCCGCCCAGGCTTTGGGGATTCCCGCGCGGCGGATCCACGCCTTCACCTGGGCGACGGCATCGGTCCTGGGAGGAGCGGCGGGGATCCTGGTGGCACCGGTGGTGTACCTCGATCCGTTCATGATGCTGGATCCATTCCTCAAGGGGTTTGCGGCCGCGGTGGTCGGCGGCATGGACAGCGCGCCGGGGGCCGTGTTGGGAGGATTCTTCCTGGGGATCGCGGAAAGTCTGTTCGCGGGATACGTCTCGTTTCAGTTCAAGACGACGATGGCGTTCGCGATCATCCTGCTGGTGTTGCTGATCCGCCCCGAGGGCTTGCTCGGGCGCGAGTACCACCGCAGGGTGTAGGGGCGCCGGGTCGATCACACACGGGGGTGTGCGGATGGGCGGAGTGGTGAAGCTGGTTGGGGCGGTTGTGCTGGCGCTTGCGCTCGCCGCGTCCGCTGCGGGTCAGGCGACGGAGCGCGGGGTCACCCCGACCGAGATCGTGCTCGGAACCAGCATGCCGATGACGGGTCCGGCGGCATTCTGGGGGACCGGGGTCAGCGGCGGGATCGACGCCTGGCTGAGACACGTCAACGACCAGGGCGGCATTCACGGACGGAGATTCCGGTTCGTCGTGCGAGACGACGCGTATCTTCCGCCGCGCGCCATCGCCAATGTGCGGGAACTCGTCGAGCGCGTCGGCGTGTTCGCCATCGTCTCGCAGATCGGCACCGCCAACTGCTTTGCGGTCCGGGACTTCATGGTGGAGACCCGCACGCTGTGGATCACGCCGGCCTGCGGCGCCGACATCTGGGCCGGGATGCGCGAGCGCAATCGTTACCTGTTCGTCACCTACCCCAGCTACACGGACGAGGGGATCTTCCTCACCCGGTATGCCGCGCAAAATCTGCGTGCGCGCAACGTCGCGGTCTTCTACCAGAACGATCTGTACGGGCAACAGGGGCTGCTGGGCGTCCGGCGCGGAATCGCCCAGGTGCGGGGTGTGCGGCTCGTCTCGCACGTCTCGTATGAGGTGACCGACGCGGAGGTGTCCGCACAGGCACTGAGACTCAGGGATTCGGGCGCCGACACCCTCTTCCTGTACGCGACGCCCAGGCACGGAGCCCTCATCGTGCGGGAGATCGCGAGGATCGGGTACCGGCCGACGCTGGTGTCCACCTTCACACTTCTCGACCCGATCATGTTCCAGCTGGCCGGCGACGCATGGAACGACGTCTACCTGGCGTCGTACATCCCGCTGCCCGGCACCGATCCCAGGGTGGACGCGGTGCTGGCCACGATCACGCGCATCAACCCGGAGCTTGCCCGCAACCCGTTCAACGCGATCGCCGGCGTCTCGTTCATCGAGGCGTTCCTCGAGGGGATCCGCCGAACCGGGCCCAACCTGACCAAGGACCGGCTGGTGGCCTCGATGGAGACGATCCGCAATTGGGACGGCGAGGTCATCCGGGGCGTGACGTTCACGCCGGAGAGCCGGCAGGGCATCAACCGCCTGTTCATGGCCAAGGCCGAGAGGGGCCGGTACGTCCGGCTCAGCGACTGGGTGAGCTATCAGAGGAAGTTCTGAGCCGTCCCCGGCGCGGAGCGGTCCGTCCGCGTGGTCGTCGGTGATGGAAGGGCCGCTGCTGGAGGTCGAGGGTCTGTCGGTCGCGTTCGGCGGCATCGTCGCGCTGCACGACCTGGACCTGGACGTGCAGCGCGGCGAGCTGCTCTCGGTGATCGGCCCTAACGGCGCCGGCAAGACCACGCTGTTCAATTGCATCTGCGGGCTGTATCGGCCGCAGTCGGGGCGAATCCGCTTCGAGGGGACCGACCTGCCGCAAAGGCCCGACGCGGTCGCCCGCCGGGGGATCGCCCGCACGTTTCAGAACATCGAGCTGTTCCGGTACAGCACCGTGCTGGACAACGTGCTGCTCGGACGTCACCTGCACGTGCGGTCGTCCCTCCTCGACGCGGCGCTGGCCACGCCTCGCTGGCGGCGTGAGGAGGCGAGGAACCGGCGGCGCGTGGAGGAGATCCTGGACTTCTTGGACCTGGCCCACGTGCGCACGCGGTTGGTGGGCGGGCTGCCGATGGGGCTGCAGCGCCGCGTGGAGATGGCACGTGCCCTCGCAGCCGAGCCACGTCTGTTGCTGCTCGATGAACCCTCCGCCGGCATGACCAGCGAGGAGAAGGAAGATCTGGCGTTTCGGCTGCGCGACCTCCGCAAGGACTGGGACGTGACGATCGTGCTCGTCGAGCACGACCTGCGGCTGGTGATGGGTCTGTCCGACCGGGTCGTGGTCCTCGACCACGGCATCAAGATCGCCGAAGGTTCTCCCGAGGCCGTACAGCGCGACCCGTCGGTGATCCAGGCATACTTGGGGACGGCTGCGGAGCGGGTCGTGGGGCCGTAACGGGTCCCCCGAAGTCGACCATGGACGTCCTGTTGCGACTCAGCAACGTCGAGACCGCCTACGGCCGGCTCGTCGTGCTGCACGGGGTGTCCCTGGAAGTGCCGGCCGGCCGCGTCGTCGCGTTGCTGGGATCGAACGGCGCGGGCAAGACGACGCTGCTCAAGACGGTGATGGGATACATCCCCGACCAGCCGCGTAAGGGGACGGTCGAGGTCCTCGGCCGCCGGGTGAACGGCTGGGAGCCCGAGGACGTCGCGCGGCTGGGCATCGCCTACATCCCCGAAGGACGCGGCATCTTTCCCGAGCTGACCGTCGTCGAAAACCTGCGCCTGGGCGCCTACCGACAGCCGCGGCACAGCGTCGCGGAAGCGATCGACTCTGTGGAGGATCGCTTTCCGGTGCTGCGCGAGCGCCGCGGCCAGCTGGCGGGTACGCTGTCCGGCGGCGAGCAGCAGATGCTCGCGATCGCCCGCGCGCTGTTGATGCGCCCGCGGCTGCTCCTGCTCGACGAACCGTCGCTCGGTCTGGCACCGAAAGTCGTCGGTGAGGTGTTCGACATCCTCCGGTCGATCAACACAGCCGACGGCGTTACGATCCTGCTCGTCGAGCAGAACGCCCGGATGGCCCTGGAGATCGCGCACTACGGTTACGTCCTGGAAGCCGGCCGGCTGGTCCTCGAAGGATCCGCGGGACGGCTTCGTGACGACCCCAACGTGCAGGAGCTCTACTTGGGGATCCGGCACGAGGTATCGGTCAAGGGCTACCAGCGGTGGCGACCCAGGCGGCGGTGGGCGTGAACCCGGGACCGGCGACCAACGGTCGAGGACGAAGCCTCCGTTATCCGCTCCGGTACAGGGCGGCGATCACGTCGCCGTACTTCTCCATGATCGCTCTTCGCTTGACCTTCAGCGTGGGTGTGACCTCGCCGTCTTCCTGGTAGAGGCGCTTGGAGAGGATCGCAAAGCGCTTGACCTGCTCGGGGCTGCTCAGCGTCTTGTTCACGCGTTCCACTTCTTGGGCGATCAGTTGGCGCACCTGCTCGTTGCCGCTGAGGTCCGCAAACGTGGAGAAGGGAATCCGCCGATCCTGCGCCCACTGGCTCACATTGTCCTCATCGATCACGATCAGGGCAACGAGGTAGGGTCTGCGGTCGCCGATCACGACGGCGTCGCCGATGTAGGGACTGAACTTCAGCTTGTTCTCGATGTAGGCGGGTGCGATGTTCTTGCCGTACGCATTGACGATCAGGTCCTTCTTGCGGTCGGTGATGCGTAAGAACCCCTCGGCGTCCATCTCGCCGATGTCCCCGGAATGGAGCCACCCGTCCCGTAGCGCCTGCGCGGTGGCCTCCGGATCCTTGAAGTAGCCACGGAAGACGTTCGGGCCCCGCACCAGGATCTCGCCGTCCGGTGCGATGCGGACCTCGACGCCCGGGATGGGTTGCCCCACGGTCCCCAGCTTGATCCGGTCACCCTGGTGGATCGTGGTCGGGCCGCTGCCCTCGGTCTGACCGTAGACTTCGCGGATCGGCACGCCGATCGCATGGTAGTAGGCGAGCACCTCGGGTGCGATGGGGGCCGCGCCGGACACGGCAAAGCGGGCGCGGTCCAATCCCAGCCGGTGCCGGAGCGGGTTCAGGATCGTTGCCGCTGCCACGGCGCGCGCAGCGCGCAGCCACACCGGTAGGGGACGTCCTTCGAGCCGTCGCAGGGCGTACTCCTGCCCCACACGGACGGCGGCGCGGTAGGCGGCGCGCTTGAAGCGGTCCACATCGGCCATGTGCAGCTCGACCTGCGAGTGCATCTTCTCCCACAGCCGAGGGACGGCAAAGACGATCGACGGTCGGACCTCCTGCAGGTTCTGGAACAACGTGTCGAGGCTCTCAGCGAAGTTGACCGTGTATCCCCACACCAGCGGCAGGTAGACCGACAGCATGCGCTCGGCGATGTGCGACAGCGGGAGGAACGAGAGCGCCTCGTCGTGCGGATACAGCGAGTTCGCCCGTCCCAGCGCCTCCGCGGTCCACAGTAGGTTGCGGTGCGTGAGCATCGCGCCCTTCGGCGGTCCGGTCGTACCCGACGTGTACAGGACGATCGCGACGTCGTCCTCCGAGATCCCGGCGACGACCGCATCCAGCGTCCGGGGATCGGTGGCTGCGCGGCCGAGTGCGCGCAGCTCTTCGAGCGACATGACCTGCGGGTCGGAAAAGCCGCGCAGGTGTTCTGTGTCCATGACCACGATGCGCCGCAGGCTAGGTAGGTCCGCCCGGATTGCGAGGGCCTTGTCGAGCTGCTCTTCGTTCTCGACGAAGAAGAACCTGGATTCGCTGTGGTCCAGGACGTAGACGCACTGATCGGCAGCGTTCGTCGCGTACACCGCGACGGACAGTCCACCGGCCAGCTGGATGCCCATGTCGCAGAACAGCCACTCGGGCCGGTTCTCGCCGATGATTGCGGCCGCCTGCCCGCGCTCGAACCCCAGAGAGATCAGCCCGGAGGCGATCTCCTCGGCGGCCCGCCCATAGTCGGCCCAGGTGATCCGGTGCCAGATCCCCAACCGTTTGTGGCGCATTGCGACCCGTCCGCCGCGTTCCCTCACGGCGCGCCGGAACCGCTCCGGCGTCGTGCCGGTCAAAGCAGCGGAGGGCGCCTGGATCACGGCCACGGGCTACGGGAACAGCACTCGGATGGGGATCGTAAGCAAAGTCGCCACGGACACGCCGACGAGGATGGCGCCCGCGCGGCCGGCCCGCAGGGCCCACCCACTCGGCCATCCCGCCCTGGCAACCCCGTTGGGAGCTCGGTGCCCTTGAGCCGGGCCAATCTGACGTCGACGGGTTCGAACGCCATAAGCAGAACCTCGGTTGTTAGCCCGATGCTATCATAGGGGTGCCCGACGTCAAACGAGGTGATCCCATTGATCCGTCCGCCCATCGAGACACTGCTGGCTCGCATCCCGAATAAGTATCTGCTGGTCATGGTCGCGGCGCGGCGCGCGCGCGAACTGCGCAGCGGACAGCTGCCGCTGGTGGACGTCGACTCGCAGAACCCCGTCACGATTGCCCTGGAGGAGATCGCCGCCGGCCGCGTCGAACCGGAGCCCGCCCGGTAGGGGAGCCCGCGGTCGGTTCGAACCCCCGGCCCTACCCGCTGGCCGCCAGCACTTCTTCCACCGGCGTGTGGGGCATTCCGTGGGCTTCGGCGACCCCGGCGTGGATGATCTTCCCGTCGACCACGTTGAGACCCCGGGCCAGGGCCGGATCCTCCCGGCAGGCCCGCTCCCACCCCTTGTTCGCGATCGCCAGGGCGTAGCCGATCGTCACGTTCGTCAGCGCGAACGTCGAGGTGCGCGGGACGGCGCCCGGCATGTTCGTGACCCCGTAGTGGATGACCCCGTGCTTGGTGAAAACGGGGTCGCTGTGGCTGGTCGGCCGGATCGTCTCCACGCAGCCCCCCTGGTCGATCGAGACGTCCACGATCACCGAACCCGGCTTCATCGTCCGGACCATCTCCTCGGTCACCAACCGCGGCGCGCGCGCACCGGGGATCAGGACCGCGCCGACGAGCACGTCGGCGTAGGCGACGGCCTGCTCGAGCGTGTACGGGTTGCTCATGACCGTCTGGATGCGCCCGTGCAGGACGTGGTCGAGGAAGGCCATCCGGCGCGGGTTCCTCTCGAGCACGGTCACCTGCGCACCCATTCCCAAGGCGACCTTCGCAGCGTTCTCTCCGACCACCCCGCCGCCCACGATCACGACAGTGCCCGGCGCGACCCCGGTCACCCCGCCCAGCAGCGTCCCCTTGCCGCCGCGCGTACGCTTGAGGTGGTAGGCTGCCTCCTGGATCGCCAGCTTGCCCGCCACCTCGCTCATCGGAGTCAGCAGCGGCAGGTCGCCGTCGGGCAGCTGCACCGTCTCGTAGGCGATGGCGACCGCACGGGATCTCACGAGCGCGTCGGTCAGCACGGGTTCGGCGGCCAGGTGCAGGTAGGCGTACAGGACCAGCCCGGGGCGCAAGTGGTCGAACTCCTCCGGCAGAGGTTCTTTGACTTTCATCACCATGTCGCAGCCCCAGACCTCGGCGGCGTCGCGGGTGATGCGGGCCCCGCGGCGCCGATACTCCTCGTCTGCGAAGCCGCTTCCCTCGCCCGCGCCGGCTTCGATCACCACTTCGTGTCCCGCTTGGACGAGCTGGATCACGCCGGCGGGCGTGATCCCGACCCGGTACTCCTGGTCCTTCCGCTCCGTGGGAACCCCGATCCGCATGGCCAGCCTCCCACCGCCTAGTCCTGACCCGGGTAATTCTGTTCCACCTCCACCGCCGGGTTCCTGGACCTGGGGAATTGCAGGACTTGCCCGTGCGCTTCGTGAATACCCTATGTGGACTCGATCTGTAGCTTCCAACCCCGCAGTCTGCCACACGTCTGTCCACCGAAGGGCAGGTGATGCCGCATGCTCTAATGAAGCGTGCCGCCACCCCGCGGTGGCAATGAATGCGTGACGTTCAGAGCGAGGAGGGGGGTAGGGTATGCGTCTTAGAGTGATCTTGGGATTCGTAGTCGTCGCTTTGGTGGCAAGCGCATGTGGGAGCGCTGGCGTATTGAACCCGACTGCCCAGGAGGCGGCCGGCGGGGCTGCGCAGACTTCTCAGGCGACCCCAAGGGCGGGGGAGTATCTGGTGATGTTTCGCACACCCAACACGTTGCCTGCCGGAGCGGAGCAGATGATCCAGCGGGCCGGAGGTGCGGTGGAGCGTCTGCTGCCGCAGATCGGGGTGGCGATCGCTCGATCGGATCGTTCGGACTTCGCGGAGGCGTTGCGCCGGGAGAGCACGGTACAACGCGTCGCGCAGGACCTCGAGGTGCAGTGGATCCCAAGCCGGATTGAAACGTGGGTCGCGGAAGAAAGACCCGGACAGAGCAGCGTCACACACCCGACCGGCGCCTTCTTCTTTCCCCAGCAGTGGAACCTGCGGGCCATCCAGGCGCCCGAGGCATGGGCGGCCGGGCATCTGGGCAGTCCCGGTGTCGCGGTTGCCGTACTGGACACAGGAATCGACTACACGCATCTCGATCTCGCGGGCAGGGTCGACCTCAACCGGAGCAAGTCCTTCGTTCCCACCGACCCGGTACCGGCTGGCGCACACGAAGTCGCCGACCTGCACTTCCACGGCACGCACGTAGCGGGCATCATCGCCTGCAACGCGGTCGGCACTGCCTGTGTGGCACCGAACGCCACCCTCATCGGAGTGAAGGTCCTCAACCTTGAGGGGCGTGGGACGTTCGCGGCGGTCATCAGCGGGATCGTGCACGCCGCTGATGTCGGCGCCGATGTCATCAACATGAGCCTCGGGGCGCGGTTCCCGCGGAGCTGTGTGTTCGAGGACGAGGAGGGCAATCGCGTCAACGAGCAGCCCGCGTGCGCGACGCTTATCGCGGCACTGAACCGTGCGACGAACTATGCGCACAGCAAGGGCGTGCTGGTCATCAGCTCGGCCGGCAACAGCGCGACGAATGCCGACCGCAACCGCGACATCATCATCGTTCCGGCCCAGAGTTCCAACGTCGTGGGGGTTTCGGCGACGGGCCCGGTCAACCAGGAGAATTTCGACGCGATGGCCTTCTACACGGACTACGGCTTCTCGCTGGTCGACGTCGCGGCCCCCGGTGGCGGCGGCACGCCGCCCCCGATCTCGAACGTGCTCGATGCCGTGATCTCGCCTTGCAGCTCCTTCAGCCTACTCCCGGGACTTGCCCTGTGCCGGACATCGCCGCCGCGATACGTGCGTGCCCGCGGGACGAGCATGGCTGCGCCGCACGCGGCCGGTGTGGCCGCGCTGATCGACTCCCTTGCCGGTGGGGGCATGAACGGAGCGCAGCTCCGGTCGAGGCTGCAGCAGTCGGCGGACGATCTGGGTCGGGTCGGCCGGGACGAGTTCTACGGCATGGGCCGGGTGAACGCGTTTCGTGCAACGCAGTAGGGGAGCCGCGCGTGTCCAGGATTTCCTGTCTGAGGAAAGGGGCACGTCACCGCGTCGAGTTCGTCGGGGAGTCGGCACTGCGGAACGGTCACGGCGAACGTAATGGGTAGCGTCGCGGCATCCACCTGCACCGCTGCAAGGATAGCGATCCAACCGTAGCTCGAGAGTGCAATGTCAGGGGCCGGGCCTTCGACCCGGCCCCTGGTTCTTCGAGGCTCTCCGAGTCCTGCGTGGCTGTCGGGTCGTGCGGCGCGGTCCCCTCTCAGCGGGAGGGGGAAGACACGGGCGGGGGCGTAGATCTCTTCGATTCGTTCCCGAAGGCCGCCGGGGCATTCCTGTCGAGCGTGGGAACTGCGGGGCTGGACTCCGCGTCTTAGGGAGAGGCAGCCTGCAGCAGGAGGCACTGGCATGCGGTACGCGGTCTGTGGCCTGGTCGGTGCGCTGGTGATGGCGGCTTCAGCATTTGCGGGGCCGGCGGCGACGGTGCAGCGCGGGATGCTGACCGTAGAACTGGCGGCGAACAAA is a window from the Armatimonadota bacterium genome containing:
- a CDS encoding transposase; the encoded protein is MPRPPRVEVPGGVYNVTARGNRGQKIFWDAQDYGTYLHLLARAAARWEVRILAYALMPNHLHLLVRTGRMPLGNVMHAVQGTFARNWNRRRGLKGHVFEARYFARLCLAERYLWALVRYVHDNPVRAGLVAHPGLYQWSSYPEYETRRWRLVDPSEAAAILGSVRPEDLTWVSAIGAGDSSGTDGRNRR
- a CDS encoding phosphodiester glycosidase family protein, encoding MIRRRATVAAICLFVAASAAAAQGTPTDLRGHWAEGRIGTLLGRGIVELYADGRFRPEEPISRARFARWLVAARGLPLERPQLPTFRDVTRADWFFPYAETAAAHGILDGDNNRGTASFFRPTELLTREEAIHWTVRAMGYGWEAERLAAVYLPVVDAADVTASRRGSVAVALLARPPLLREPTTDRVRARAPMTRAEGASLVWAYLQAVKTGIRLQTEEHIEPGLRLVTEKRGVLRTPPVWRVQIGAFASEENARRLADQMRSRGLPTFVDFLDGLHKVRVGSFATRQAAETLRARLAEEGLPTWLISTLRDFEALPGPHRVAVLQVQPDAAALVPALAGERVIGRERTSAIATRRGAVAAVNGGFFAPDGDPIGGLAIDGEWISEPIPHRSCVGIGEYGGLLFDVLGWRGEVSTPYGLLALSGINRARRADETILYTPRYDATTRTNFAGIEVVVGGGVVQQVRVGAGNSTIPADGFVLSGHGAARAALSVLQPGDPVGVTISVLPASADPRWQQVRHAVCGGPRLLSAGQVIATGEGFTAWFLNRRHPRTAIGRTPDGTIILLVADGRSPYHALGMTAAELALELRRWGAADAVNLDGGGSSTMVVRGRLVNLPSDETGERPVGDALLVLRR
- a CDS encoding branched-chain amino acid ABC transporter permease — encoded protein: MGRAHNLVERYEEDLFLVKGTAGWSAVVLLLAGLVALPLFLPRWGLGYLLFIGILMAANVIVAVGLNLLVGFTGLISLGHGGFVAIGAYASGLLAARADLPWYVAWMGAAAISAGFGFLVGLPALRLTGPYLAIATLGFGIAVYQVLTNWTALSGGRMGLAVEPLSLGIGGLTSTQELYYVAVAAAVLLCWVAFNLVRSHVGRALVAIRDSDIAATVAGVNLTRYKTLAFAVSAAYAGTAGAVVAQALRHLEPQSFTFLESVTYLAMIVVGGLGTVPGAIVGAAVLTVLPHYLSGAKQWLPILYGGAILLMMAIEPRGLYGRWLRIKWYFKTWPL
- a CDS encoding branched-chain amino acid ABC transporter permease; protein product: MMQAAQYVVGGLATGSLYALVALGIVLLYRSSRVLNFAHGDVATLAAFVAFLLLVRGATFSAAVLGGLGAVAVLGAAFYYFVLRPAKEATLLGKVVFTLGLALVLSGLVQVIWGTDTQIFPFPLSDTRVYRVGTLIVSEMHLGTIVISLLLMAALYGLIQHTRIGLAMRAVAQNADAAQALGIPARRIHAFTWATASVLGGAAGILVAPVVYLDPFMMLDPFLKGFAAAVVGGMDSAPGAVLGGFFLGIAESLFAGYVSFQFKTTMAFAIILLVLLIRPEGLLGREYHRRV
- a CDS encoding ABC transporter substrate-binding protein; this encodes MGGVVKLVGAVVLALALAASAAGQATERGVTPTEIVLGTSMPMTGPAAFWGTGVSGGIDAWLRHVNDQGGIHGRRFRFVVRDDAYLPPRAIANVRELVERVGVFAIVSQIGTANCFAVRDFMVETRTLWITPACGADIWAGMRERNRYLFVTYPSYTDEGIFLTRYAAQNLRARNVAVFYQNDLYGQQGLLGVRRGIAQVRGVRLVSHVSYEVTDAEVSAQALRLRDSGADTLFLYATPRHGALIVREIARIGYRPTLVSTFTLLDPIMFQLAGDAWNDVYLASYIPLPGTDPRVDAVLATITRINPELARNPFNAIAGVSFIEAFLEGIRRTGPNLTKDRLVASMETIRNWDGEVIRGVTFTPESRQGINRLFMAKAERGRYVRLSDWVSYQRKF
- a CDS encoding ABC transporter ATP-binding protein, with product MEGPLLEVEGLSVAFGGIVALHDLDLDVQRGELLSVIGPNGAGKTTLFNCICGLYRPQSGRIRFEGTDLPQRPDAVARRGIARTFQNIELFRYSTVLDNVLLGRHLHVRSSLLDAALATPRWRREEARNRRRVEEILDFLDLAHVRTRLVGGLPMGLQRRVEMARALAAEPRLLLLDEPSAGMTSEEKEDLAFRLRDLRKDWDVTIVLVEHDLRLVMGLSDRVVVLDHGIKIAEGSPEAVQRDPSVIQAYLGTAAERVVGP
- a CDS encoding ABC transporter ATP-binding protein encodes the protein MDVLLRLSNVETAYGRLVVLHGVSLEVPAGRVVALLGSNGAGKTTLLKTVMGYIPDQPRKGTVEVLGRRVNGWEPEDVARLGIAYIPEGRGIFPELTVVENLRLGAYRQPRHSVAEAIDSVEDRFPVLRERRGQLAGTLSGGEQQMLAIARALLMRPRLLLLDEPSLGLAPKVVGEVFDILRSINTADGVTILLVEQNARMALEIAHYGYVLEAGRLVLEGSAGRLRDDPNVQELYLGIRHEVSVKGYQRWRPRRRWA